AAATGgatttaattctttcttctgGCTCGAAAGCTTTAACCTAATTAACTGCTCTAAAAAGCCTACTAACCTCTTCTATAGAACACCTCAGCAACTTACTATAGAGTGGATATGCAAAAAAAACCATCAGATGAGATGCAAAACACCCATGTCAAAAGTATGTAAAACTACTAGGTATGATTGAATGTCTGACTAGTCAAACATAGTTCCAAGTTAAATTATACATCAATTCCCAAGCTTAGAATTGAGACTTTGAAACATTAACCAAGGCATGCAACATAACCTCAGTCAGTGAGGTTGCAATACTAAAGCAAAACATGCAAAAGACACCTTAAGTTGACcaggaaaaataaagaaataaatgcaGGATGTCATGGTTAATACTTCCAAAGCCAAAACATGACGACGTTAGAATGTAAGCCAATTCTCATACCATTTGGCAGCTAGCAATTTATGATGAATAGAATTCTTGAATTGGAGCTTAGATTGCTTAGATTTCATAAAATGTGTCTAAATTTCTATTGTTGGTGAATAGGAGAAATCTTAAAAGCTTCTTTGGATACCACATTCTCCTTTATATGAACCAAACAGCCCTGTCAAAATCATGATGTATGAATACAGCTGCAGCAGCACTGTCCAAAAGATTTCAAACACAGATACATGCATTCCTATCGCCAGAAAAGCCAAGGCATCAACAGGTCAAGTTTTACTACAATTACTTGAAAAGCATTCAGATAACAGCAAGCTCTTTGATCGTTTATTTGGATGGGTatacttttttaatattacCTTATATTCTAAGTGATAAAAAAGGCCACAAAACAGCCAGCTTTTTTAGCCTTTTTTGGAAGGGTATACTTGTGAAATACAGCCTTACATCAAAACTGAAGGAGGTCATTGTTTCATTATTTAATATGTAAGCAATTAAAATTTAATCTTTAGGCAAAACTGAAACTGCCACCTTGTCAACCAGAATTTAAGCAAAAATGTATGAGAAAAGCAAGCATCTTTACTGCACCACAACTTTGACTATATCAGGAGATTTTTTCATGAGTTCAGATTTCTAAACTTAACACAGGGCACCAAAAAAAAGGAGTATCTCTTGATCTTTTCTAGGTTCTATTCTAATTTTGTTTTCATACAATCCATTTGAGGTGATTTTATCATTTGTCCAAGTACCTTGTAACAATAGAATTAAGCCACTGCACAGGAGATTCCAAATTTGTCCAACGGACTAGATGCTGTTCTTGCCCGGAACAACTATTTTTCTGCTCTCCTCCTTTAAGATGAGATAGGCTGCTCCTCTAATTTCTTCATCTCTCTTTGTTTTTATCTCTTTCTGATTTCTCTCTactctcctcctccctcctaGTGCAATAGAACCATTCCTTCTAGCTTCTTGTTCTCTCTCCTCTTCCTCACTTCTTCCTTTCTTGGCTCAATTTCTGCATTCTCCTGTTAGTCTTCTCATGTTTCCTTGTTCTCATGTACTATTAACACATGCTTTTCCAATTCAAATTTCtgtttctgcatttttttttttttttgattgctCTGCTTCCCTATCGTAGCCATTTCTAAACTTGGCAGTTACCAACTCTTTTTCCCCATTTTCcctttaaaaatattaatgcaTCTTGCTTTTCCTCTTATCTGTTTTCATTAGCAGTTTCCATTTATCATTATGTCCTTGAAATTACTAACGCTTTCACTAGTAATTCTTGTCAGACTAACTCTCATTCATATCTTATCAAGACTTGACTACATCATAATTAGAAAGGTCAGACCTAGCTGACCTTAGCTTTTCATTTCGCGTGTAATGAACCTCAAACCAATTATTCAAAATCCAGCAACATTAGATTTTGCTGCACGCCTATTAAAACAAGCTAAATTCTTTGAAGTTAACATTAACAGAACAATCTCAGCTGAACTCGATAACAGAACAAACAGAGTATATCACAAGTAAAATACAGAAAAGGAATACTAAAACAAAAAAGACTGCCAGAAATCCACCaacttaaaataaaaactaacccTTTTGAGTAGATATAGTTCCCATCCACTTGCAACAAGAAGTACATATCCTTCCCATCATGCAAGGCCTACATTCACAATCAAGAATCATactcaagaaagaaaaaacacatCCTTTAATCTATATAATTGTTCGTACTATAATTTTACTAATGCCCATCCATCGCTTTCCttctcaaaaaaaagaaaaaagaaaaaacttaaaGTCGATCCAATCCAAGAAACGGTTCTTGAAATCGTTTGCgcgtaaaaagaagtcaaagtcAACGGACACTACCTTAACAGTCATCTTTCCACCTTTGTAGGCATTTTCTTCATCCGGGTCGAGTGCCGGGAGGAGGGAGAATTCAAACCCATATACATCCTGCCAATCGTCGGCATGGCCGTCGAGAGTTACGACTCCGGGCCTGAACTGGGCTGGGACACGGGCCTCCGAGTCGGGCTCGCAGTCCCACTCGCCGGACTCTTCATGGGAGGTCACCAGTTGAACTCCTGTGAAAGCCAAGACGGCGAGGGAGAAGATGAAAAGACGAAGACGCGGATAGAGAAGCGACATCCTACGAAACGGCGACGTTTTACTGTTTTTTTTTAGGAGAAAGAGTCGTTGAGATGATTTTGGTTGGTCTGAACCCGAACATAAAAGTAGCCTGCCCATTTAGGACTTGTGTTTTAAATTGACCATACATACAAATACAGGTTGCCGGTTGTAAGACTAGGACAAAGTACAAGTGTTTTTTCCCTGGATGTTTCGGTTTGTACTTTGTACTACATCAGTTCGTTTATAAGTACATCTGTTTTGGGTCATAATTACGTGACATAATTGGGATTGATTTTTTATGATTTGCCTCATTATGCAATCATTGTGATCTTTCTTTTTGGTTTCTAAGGTTAGTgattgtagtgtatctaagtatTGGTTTAGGAGCACAAGTTGCCACTACTATAACATGTTATATGGCCCAACTCAAGTGGATTAAGTTTTATCTCATAGATGCCacgatctttttttttaacaattgttGAATTCTCTCAAACTATTACTTCGGTGAAACATTTAATTACCTCTTTTTAACTGTTAAACTCTCTTAAATTATTACTTTTCTGCAACAATGGAATGCTTTCAAACTACTTGCATGAATAGTTTTAATCTCTTCAATATATTTTCACATAATATATAGTCTCAAATTCACATTGAAGTTTTTTTGCTTGGTAAATCGGCATTAGCTACATAGACAATATCAATGTTGAAGTAACTTGCTTTTGCCATAATActtcaatttccaagaaaaataACTGGTACTAAAAAATAAGCATTATTATTGTATAAATATGCGCAAGTTTACCCTACATCTCTtgaacaaaatcaagaaatgagtagaaaagaagaagaaaaacattaCATCCACAACTTTTTTCTTTTAGAGCCCAAAATTTTATTACAAGCTACAAAAAGGTGTCGTGTACTCTAGGAAGCTGTTTAAAAACTTAACTCGAACTCGGGTTGACTGAGTTCGAATCGAGTTCGAGTGCTTTGATAAGCCAAGCAATTCGAGTTCGAGTATCCAGAAACAATACTCGAAAGCTCGTTAAGTCTTATcgagtttttaaattttaattcttgagtatattattattattataaaattaccACTATGCCCAAAAGAGTGATTGAATTTACGAAATGGTTCAGGTCgtatgaaaaattttaaaggGGAATAATATCTTTTCGCTCAAAAATTATCAAGAAAGTAAAATTTTCTAACTTGAACTCGATCGAGTTCGATAAGGCTCGCATTAACTTGAGCCCTTGACTTGAACCCATGCAAATCGAGCTTGAGTTCTATGAGCAAGCATTGAATTTGAGCTCGAATTCTAATAATACTACTCGCTCAAGCTCGAGCTCTAATAATACTATTCGCTTGAGCTCGAGCATCCTTCTTGCATGTCGAGTATATTTAAACTTGATTCGACTCGATTATATCCCTAGTGTATTTTGGTAGTCTAAACCGACTTGCTTCAAAAGGTGTTGGAGCCATATGGACATCAATCCATGAACTACTCAGATTACAAAGATCATGTTCTTGAAGAAATAATATAGCCTTCAGATGAATGAcaattttcttgctttttcatatttttttatttataattaatttcttttttgtttgaaagATAATTAATTTCTTCTATCATAGGATTTCCTAACAAGAGATTCTCCGCTTCTAGGTTTTCCCCGTCaagagtttcttttttttttacccctTGCTAAAAAAGGGCTTTCAAAGCCCGGAGCATGTTCATTGTAAAGCccgtaggaaaagaaaaaacgtAAGAAGTCCAATTTTAATTTCTAGCTTCGTACTGTGGAATTGGGCTGACCTATTCCCATTTCCCTTTAAAAGAGACTAATATTTCCAATTAGGTCCCATTGGACAAATGCACCACTGGACCCCAACTAAAAGAAACGATGTAGAGAAATGGACTAAGCTAATTACAACTAGCCTCTTTTAGTAGTTTTCTTCAAAAGGGCACTGCATACATGAGCCCACATTGGAAGAACCAAATAACGAACGATAGCACATTCAAGCTATGGGCTGCTAGCCTGCTAAGCACTTTAGGTCATTTGTTAGcttaaaataaaatttgtttttGAATTGAATCAATTTTCTTGCGAAAgtataaaaagtaaaagaggTTGTCAATCCCATCTGCAAATGCAAAACTCAGACTTTAAAAAAAACTCTATTTTATGTTATGCCCTTTGCAACAAAATATACAGCATGATGAAGATGTAAAAATATGCCAGCGAGACATTTAGATGAGAGGGTTGGGTTGAGAGATAGGGTAGGAGGAATTGTAGGTCGAAAGTTATGAATTCAAGGCCTTccacttaaatttttttttttttaaaaaaaaagaagaaaaagcgaGACATTTAGACAAAATTTACAAGGAATACAAGGATAGAAACAATTATGCTACATTttaaaggaatatgatagcttaAATTTGCTAATtggttttcaaaaatttcttgaaaaatggaGACGAGTTGAAGGGAGGTGAAGGGACTAATATCCTAGTCATATCAATATTGCATGAAAGCAAATTTGTTATgcaatataaatgtattatgaGCAAGAGGAAGATCTTTGtaaatttacaaaaataaatattaaaaaaaaaccaaaaggaaagtgatattatcaaatttttcatagTTTCCCCTTTCTCTTTTTAGATTTAGAAGGCTTTTTACTTGGACAAGTCCACATGGTCCTCAAACCGAATGCCtttccttttttatcttttacttttgcccttttctctcctttttcttttcttatgttcCCCTCCACTTAGAAATATTCCCAGAGAGATATCATGCTAGTTGAATCACATAACCAAATTTTTGTATCCAGCCTAATAgtaatacttaataattttcaatttcctacaaagaaaaatataaaatccgATCTAAAATAAACAAACGTGAAACCATTCAAAGTCGTGAGGACCACCATGTGGAAGGGAAACATCCTGAATATGGGATTTTATCATGCCTTTAGGCTGAGATTAATCTAaagtttttttagaaaatagagtaaatcttatatacactgacaagTTATATTATATACACCATCACCGTTGAAATTATTAAATatgtataaaaattaaattttaaattcaaattttacataattattatttatctAACGCTTACACAATCGATTtagaaaaaattaatccttGAATATATGCTTCTCTTGTAAATGTACATTCTTTCGCTTGTGCATAGAAGAGGTTCCATTAAATAGCGCATGCTCTGCGCGTGGAGGTTTATCAGTCAAGAACGTAGAGTGCATTGCAAACAATTAAAATAGGAATATATTTCCATGCATTAAACAACACTGTACATCCATCCATGTTTCCCAGTTGGGAACCTAGAGCAGATGTTGTGATGATATACACTCACACAGTATCAGTCATACATGTAGAGCAATGCAAATGGTACAGTATTTCAAACGGCTAGTTAATCCACAGTAACCTCAAATCCAATGGAGGCAAGCATTCCTTAGGTTCCAAATCCCAACTCCAGGACCATGATTAGAGCGTCCTAACTTCTAGGGGCATACCAATATATCATCATCTACAGGCAAATCAATAAGGCTCGCAAATATAGAGCCACTAATGTACTCCATCCGTTCCATTGAAATTATCGTACTTTCCTTTTTGGCTGTCCAAAAatgtttgttttatttgatATTTCTAATTACTTTATACTCTGAAATTTTCCTTATATCCTTCATTAATGATGCATAAAGACAAATATGATGGGATTGCTTTCTACTTTTTATTTTGATCAGCACATCATTAAGAGTAAAAGTGGAAcaaaaggaattttttttggtgaagtatataatatataaaaagcATATATTCCCAAACATGACTAAATATATGGAACAGAGAGAGTATTAATAACATAACGATTAGGTATTTTTGCTCGAGTAAAAGTGAAATGGAGTAAAATAATCGGACTTGAACCGATCAGACTCGAGTTTGAACTCGagtaaagtaaaataaattTCAACTCAACAAATTCAGAACATGAATTgcttgaactcgaactcgactggACAGCAACTGAGTGTTGCTTCATGGAAGGTGAAACAGAAACAGTACTAGGCGGAGGAGagatgaatgaaatgaaattgcaGCAAAGAGAGAAATAAACTAATAATACATGAAAAAAAGAAGTACGTGGGTGACGTGATGAGTCAGAAGGGGCGGTCAAATCATGGCAAATTGGGGACAAGACGTTTGATGGCTTGTATTTGTTTACGTTATATAATCGACAAAGGGCAGTAGATGACGTGGGTGACAGATTGGACAGCTGAATTTGACCCCTCAGCCTCACTCCCACGACAGCATCCCGCGGGTTGCACGGGagccttctttttttcctttctcttctttccttccttccttgaTTATGGCTTTTTTGCTCAGCCAACGTCACaccgtctctctctctctctctctcacacactcaCGCAGTACGAAGATTTCTGTGTTCGTCTCTGTGTGTGGGGGTgtgatgtgtttttttttttattttactgtGGGGGTGGGATTTTGTTGTGACAGGGGAATCTAATCCAGCTCTTTTGTGCCGAGGGTACGCCCTTAGCAGTTGACTGCCCTACAGTTGTTGCTTTCACAATTTATCTAGtacgtaatttttttttaaaaaaaaattcctcatctatcaaatgatttaaaaaacaaaagaaaagaaaagcaaaaggctTTTGATTACTAGTACAAATTTTGCAAGAGTTTTTCTTAAAATCGATAGaacattctctctctctctctctttttttttttttttataataaggGAACCTGCAACTGATATCCAAAATTGTGCACTGGACAAACTCCACTCCGTGCAATAACTTGCCAATTACACGAAGGAGAAAGATGCACTAAACAAATCCTGTAAGAGTTTCAGACGGATGTCTAAAATCCCTGTTAGCAAGAAGGCATGACGCAAACTCTACCATTTCGACCAACTCAagggacattttttttttaaacttcatTCTTGAATTTTAATTGCATTCATTAAGTCAAATTTTAACTTCTTGTAATTGCTAGACCTGGGATTGATTTCGAAAGTTTGGAACATGATACAGAGAAGTATGTGCATGAATTCGTATGGACATTTGACTCTTAGTTATCATGCATAATAAAATGATCAGTGTGGTTCATAGTATGCATGAATTGTGCTTCTGCTTACTTGTTATTAGCACTAACAGAATCATGTGAAATGTGAACTTATGACATGAGAAAAAATTTCATACTGCAACCATATCCGATTCCAACAGACAAATGTTATTGCGTCGATTGCAGATTTACCGCACTGCAAGGTAAGGCAAATAAGGTGATTCACAGAATCATGGGgaacaatacaagaacaagcAACAAATTAGCAGTGTATTCCTGTCTATAGCAAAGCTctcgtttggattgctattttctagagtttttaTATGAAAATATATTGCAGCGATTTAATATCTATAAGGTAAAAAGTTAGCTAAAAATATACTCGGAAAAACGAAAAAATCTTTTGATAGAAAACTACAATCCAAAGTGATACAACCTAGTAGCTCTATGCATGCGAAGAAAACAATGAACACAGTTCAGCTGATATTATGCCTTTTCTCGCGTGAGGTTGCCCACTAACATGAATTTGCAAGCACAATTCATGCATGATATTAAGCATGATATGAATAACTTCCGTTTTAGGGGTGCACCAGTTGAATTTTTGATCATACAAACAAAACCAACCACAAGAacaaagtttcttttttttttttttggcttttgcaGCATATTATATCCAGGGTCACAGAAGTCGAAACGAAGGCTCAGTTACATGTCTTCCCAAACGAAGGAACATAAAACTATAATAGTTAGACTGAGCCATGTCTTCTCAAAACAAGGAGTTTGTGATGCGATGAACAAAAGCACAGATGATGAAAGACTAGCTCTAAGTCTAACTAGGTGAAAAACTAACCACCTACACAGCTCTCAGAACCTAtaaacaagaaagagaaaagggtTGCAGATAAACTACTTTGAACGTACAAAGACATCAGACGCGAGCGGAAATTGGCAAGAAAAATTCCGTCATTCCTGTCAGCACCATTTccccactctcctcccttacaGTGAATCTACAATTTGCCATTGCCACTTCCTGGACCTCCCAGTGATAGAACAACCCCATGAAGTTCACTCTTGAGGTTTGGCTCTGTATTGGAGGATGGATGCGATCTAACGGCCGAAATTGGCCTTCTAACTTCGGCTAGTTGAAATTCTGGAGCATATTGCTTTGTCGGCTGCTGAGATTGCCTTAATGCACCAAGACTTGAATGACTTGCACTAGAATTTACTTGGTTTCTGAGTGATGAAGGCCTCTGACCAAGATTTACCCCTCTTGGCACAAGATAAGGTCCCTTTACCATGAAATGCAGGATCACCTTAAGGTTCAGACACTTATGAACAAGAAccgaaagagagagagagagagagttaccGAAGAATTAAACTCCGGAAACTTACCGGGGCAAACAGGACGCCTCTGAAAGTCCTACCATTAACCGTGGCAGTCATCAGATAACCAGAATCAAATTCACCATCAACATTGCCACGAACTTCAGCTCCAATCTAGAGGGCATTATTTTGCCAGTGCATAAGTTCATGAACTAAAAGGTATTCAAACAGTACCTAGACTAGTTTTTCTAAAAGCAGATTACAATGCACTTAACTCAACTGAGAGTATGGAAGGAAATATGAAATAAGAACCCATGTAGAGATTAATCAGTATAATGATACTCCAACTATTGGAGATCATAACCTCAACATACCAAGTTTTGAAACTGTCCTGGCTCCAGGGATCTCTGCCCATCTGCTGAAAAATGCAACTCATGTTTACGAAAATTAACAGCTTGTAGATTGTGCAGTTTCGACTGATCTGGATGCTCTCCAAAAACATGCAACTCTTGTCTAGTCCGTGGGGTGATGATTCTGGGGTTTGGCTGGTTCAGAGGAACATGATTTGACTGCAAACTCGCTGGAGTTGCACGGTACTGCTTAAATATCGGAAGCACCTGAGGACTGACTTCTGTGCATTTCTTGATAGGAGTCTGTTCCTGATCAGATTGAGAAGGAGATGAACTTTGGGAGAGTGAAAGTGAATGCTCTTCAGCATCTGACGCGATACCATACATCTTTAAGTTGTTTGtcctcctttttttcatttgaaaagcATCTTAAACAAAGGATAAAAGTTTCTGTTAGGCATGCTTTTACAATATCCTCGCATGTTGAGCTAAATAATATTCCCACAACAAGCCAACCTGTATCCATGCAGAAAGACTTCTTTGGCAATGGTTTCAATTCTTCGGCATCCTTTATGAACAAAGTTTCACTGGTGGCCATCAGCACTGTTCTTTTCTGCTGACAAATAATAGAAATCTATTATTCAGCAGCGATTACATAAGAAAATTGGAAATGGAGTAAAAAGTATTGATTTTGTAGCTGTCCCCTACCAAACCATTCTCTGCTTCTCTGAGAAACCTCTTACGTTCTTGATTACATTGGTTGCCAGAAGTTTTATAGAACGGCATCTTATACAGTCCATTAGCATAGTCTACTCCAAGCTGCAGGATGAGTAGCTCATTGAGCGGATGCTCATCCTCACCACAACTGCAGGATTGAATCAAATGCATATCAGTAACACATTATAAGCATTCACAATTGGGAGAAGGACTTgcacatgattttttttttaaatctatagCATCACCCTCCAAAAACTGTTACTGTGTCCAAATTGGTCACAACAGCTGTATGGGAAAATCTTCCTCGTGGTTTTTGGCCACATATGTCCAGTTGACTCCATGAGCAGGAAACTATATCAAGAATCCAGACATCATTGTAGTACTGCTTGTGCGCTACCCCGCCAATCACATACACCTGAAAAGCAGAAGACGATCACCACCAGTTTTTTGTTTGGAATGGTGATTCAGCTAGCTTAAAGAAAAAATGCTTGCACTGCATTCCAGTTTCCATAGAAACAACAACATTTACTAGTAAACCATCGGATAATGAATTGTTTTCCTCTTCAGATACCACTATTTATTTCAAGATCAATTAAAGGACTTGCCTTTGTTTCTATATTTACAGAAGAATGACCTGCTCGAGCACCAGGTGAAGACCCCTGAGTATCCATCTGGTATAGCCACGAACAAAACCATTAGCTTATATTCAAATGTGATGCAAGCTTTTCAATTTCATTAGCGTTCAGCTTGACTTCAAGCTAACAATAGAGCAAGTAAAATGAAGAAGGATAGAATCTGTACCCTTGACCAAGTTAATGTATCCATATCAAGCACATCGACATCACCTTGGTATCGATCACCAGAGTCTCCACCATACAAGATAAGCCTGTTACTGATGGCAACAGCACTGTGACTATCCCTAGGGACAGGAACATTTCCCTTTACCTCTGGGGAAGCCCACCTCATAGTTTTAAGATCTAGAACATGCAAGTCATTCAAATAGTTTGCTTCCCCCTCTCCACTTCCCCCAAATATCAGCAATTTTTCATCACCAACAAGTGTAGCTGTATGGCTTTCACGTGGGGAAGGCGGAGTTCCTTTGCATTCAGGATATGTCCACTCTTTAGACCTGAGATCTAGTACATACAGATCATTAACTTTTTTTGAACCATTTGTACCCCCAAAGACAATCATCTTGTACCCAACTATTACAGCACTGTGGCTGTCTCTTGGTCCCGGGCCCTGTCCCTTGGTCACCAGAGTGCTCCAATCCATTGTCTCCAGATTTAGTACAAGAACATCACTAAAATGCATCCCGCCACAACATCCCTGAGATGAGGGAAATTAGAATATTTAGAATGCAGCACAATCAGGAAGATGTTTGCTCATGCATCCTTTGAAATAGAACAGTCCCTAGACTAATTTGAAGATAACATGTCTCAATTAGCTGGACTTAGCAAGTACAGCAAACTACTTAAGAAATGGACTAATCCCATAGGCCAACTATGGTTACTAGTTTGACTTTCAAATCCCTTTTTGCTGACAGCATAATTAGTAAAATAACACCACCTtacaagaaaatgaaagtagGCATCCTGATCTAACTTTCTTTATTCCAAAAGAACATAATTCTTTTGAAGTGTGGAAGAAAGAAATGGTCATTCTTTCAGAAGCATAATTGTGCATTGGGTGAGAACGCCACAAAGTAACAAGGATAAACGAATACCAGATTTATGATAAAAAAAGAGGTAAAGAACATACGATCGTTGAAGATAACAAATGATCAAGAAGATAATTATAAAGGAGGAAAGAAAAAGCTAGAAATAGAGCAAAAGAAATCAGCATAACTCCTCCTAATCAGGGTTGAAGATGTTATTGAGTCAAAGCTGGAAAGAAAGTAGCGATCGTTGAATGCTAcgttaacaataaataaatacaataaataAATAGGCACGTATTACGTGGATACAACAAAACCGCACATTGATAGAAGACCAGATTAGTTGAACTGAATTCGTATTGCCTCAGATTGAAGAGAATGTAGGCACAAAACCAATCATGAGAATTCAAATTGAAGAGATTGCCTCAGGATGGCTGGACTAATTTCGAAGAAAAAACGAAATTAAAATGCAAGAGCAAAAGGAACACATGCCATAAACGATAGTTCAACTTGAAGAGAGCCTAACACGTTACTTTCAGCTTTCAAGTCATacaaggagctgaatttgaagCTCCACCAAATGCAGACTACAGTATACCAAACAAAGATGATAAAAGAGGAAAGTATAAAACCGTTGGAGAAAGTGCATCCACTGCTTACCCCAAGAAAACCCAAGTCCCAAAAGAGAAAAGGGAC
This portion of the Coffea arabica cultivar ET-39 chromosome 2e, Coffea Arabica ET-39 HiFi, whole genome shotgun sequence genome encodes:
- the LOC113732978 gene encoding uncharacterized protein isoform X4, whose protein sequence is MHFSDVLVLNLETMDWSTLVTKGQGPGPRDSHSAVIVGYKMIVFGGTNGSKKVNDLYVLDLRSKEWTYPECKGTPPSPRESHTATLVGDEKLLIFGGSGEGEANYLNDLHVLDLKTMRWASPEVKGNVPVPRDSHSAVAISNRLILYGGDSGDRYQGDVDVLDMDTLTWSRMDTQGSSPGARAGHSSVNIETKVYVIGGVAHKQYYNDVWILDIVSCSWSQLDICGQKPRGRFSHTAVVTNLDTVTVFGGCGEDEHPLNELLILQLGVDYANGLYKMPFYKTSGNQCNQERKRFLREAENGLQKRTVLMATSETLFIKDAEELKPLPKKSFCMDTDAFQMKKRRTNNLKMYGIASDAEEHSLSLSQSSSPSQSDQEQTPIKKCTEVSPQVLPIFKQYRATPASLQSNHVPLNQPNPRIITPRTRQELHVFGEHPDQSKLHNLQAVNFRKHELHFSADGQRSLEPGQFQNLIGAEVRGNVDGEFDSGYLMTATVNGRTFRGVLFAPGPYLVPRGVNLGQRPSSLRNQVNSSASHSSLGALRQSQQPTKQYAPEFQLAEVRRPISAVRSHPSSNTEPNLKSELHGVVLSLGGPGSGNGKL
- the LOC113732978 gene encoding uncharacterized protein isoform X1, which produces MGSLGGEIARKKAMWLSPKVIGVSPSERWGHSACYSNGLVYIFGGCCGGMHFSDVLVLNLETMDWSTLVTKGQGPGPRDSHSAVIVGYKMIVFGGTNGSKKVNDLYVLDLRSKEWTYPECKGTPPSPRESHTATLVGDEKLLIFGGSGEGEANYLNDLHVLDLKTMRWASPEVKGNVPVPRDSHSAVAISNRLILYGGDSGDRYQGDVDVLDMDTLTWSRMDTQGSSPGARAGHSSVNIETKVYVIGGVAHKQYYNDVWILDIVSCSWSQLDICGQKPRGRFSHTAVVTNLDTVTVFGGCGEDEHPLNELLILQLGVDYANGLYKMPFYKTSGNQCNQERKRFLREAENGLQKRTVLMATSETLFIKDAEELKPLPKKSFCMDTDAFQMKKRRTNNLKMYGIASDAEEHSLSLSQSSSPSQSDQEQTPIKKCTEVSPQVLPIFKQYRATPASLQSNHVPLNQPNPRIITPRTRQELHVFGEHPDQSKLHNLQAVNFRKHELHFSADGQRSLEPGQFQNLIGAEVRGNVDGEFDSGYLMTATVNGRTFRGVLFAPGPYLVPRGVNLGQRPSSLRNQVNSSASHSSLGALRQSQQPTKQYAPEFQLAEVRRPISAVRSHPSSNTEPNLKSELHGVVLSLGGPGSGNGKL
- the LOC113732978 gene encoding uncharacterized protein isoform X3 — protein: MLISFALFLAFSFLLYNYLLDHLLSSTIGCCGGMHFSDVLVLNLETMDWSTLVTKGQGPGPRDSHSAVIVGYKMIVFGGTNGSKKVNDLYVLDLRSKEWTYPECKGTPPSPRESHTATLVGDEKLLIFGGSGEGEANYLNDLHVLDLKTMRWASPEVKGNVPVPRDSHSAVAISNRLILYGGDSGDRYQGDVDVLDMDTLTWSRMDTQGSSPGARAGHSSVNIETKVYVIGGVAHKQYYNDVWILDIVSCSWSQLDICGQKPRGRFSHTAVVTNLDTVTVFGGCGEDEHPLNELLILQLGVDYANGLYKMPFYKTSGNQCNQERKRFLREAENGLQKRTVLMATSETLFIKDAEELKPLPKKSFCMDTDAFQMKKRRTNNLKMYGIASDAEEHSLSLSQSSSPSQSDQEQTPIKKCTEVSPQVLPIFKQYRATPASLQSNHVPLNQPNPRIITPRTRQELHVFGEHPDQSKLHNLQAVNFRKHELHFSADGQRSLEPGQFQNLIGAEVRGNVDGEFDSGYLMTATVNGRTFRGVLFAPGPYLVPRGVNLGQRPSSLRNQVNSSASHSSLGALRQSQQPTKQYAPEFQLAEVRRPISAVRSHPSSNTEPNLKSELHGVVLSLGGPGSGNGKL
- the LOC113732978 gene encoding uncharacterized protein isoform X2; translated protein: MGSLGGEIARKKAMWLSPKVIGVSPSERWGHSACYSNGLVYIFGGCCGGMHFSDVLVLNLETMDWSTLVTKGQGPGPRDSHSAVIVGYKMIVFGGTNGSKKVNDLYVLDLRSKEWTYPECKGTPPSPRESHTATLVGDEKLLIFGGSGEGEANYLNDLHVLDLKTMRWASPEVKGNVPVPRDSHSAVAISNRLILYGGDSGDRYQGDVDVLDMDTLTWSRMDTQGSSPGARAGHSSVNIETKVYVIGGVAHKQYYNDVWILDIVSCSWSQLDICGQKPRGRFSHTAVVTNLDTVTVFGGCGEDEHPLNELLILQLGVDYANGLYKMPFYKTSGNQCNQERKRFLREAENGLKRTVLMATSETLFIKDAEELKPLPKKSFCMDTDAFQMKKRRTNNLKMYGIASDAEEHSLSLSQSSSPSQSDQEQTPIKKCTEVSPQVLPIFKQYRATPASLQSNHVPLNQPNPRIITPRTRQELHVFGEHPDQSKLHNLQAVNFRKHELHFSADGQRSLEPGQFQNLIGAEVRGNVDGEFDSGYLMTATVNGRTFRGVLFAPGPYLVPRGVNLGQRPSSLRNQVNSSASHSSLGALRQSQQPTKQYAPEFQLAEVRRPISAVRSHPSSNTEPNLKSELHGVVLSLGGPGSGNGKL